The proteins below come from a single Hyphomicrobium denitrificans ATCC 51888 genomic window:
- a CDS encoding AsmA family protein, with protein sequence MNNGLLFFAGLLVLVLSALFAVPSFVDWNGYRGVFEEEASKVLGRDVRVGGAVNLRFLPAPYVQFDKVRIANVTGQTGEPFVRADSFKMWLSASALLRGVLEASEIELSKPVLTLVADKAGGGNWSNITLRSADLPFVPRELALKSVRLSEGTVSLYNATAERVAHVEDINGELSAEGLTGPFRFKGNASWLGAAHGVAFATEAPARDGSIGLKISARSTGSPDVYLLNGHVSDLANNPSFKGEWTGTVTMPVYEASARADASKDDATLLDLKAEVSGDLSAAQFDNITLSLNAGAEPQMITGSAVATWASPARLDLKLASKWLDIDRLAGAGQGSASFAKLKELGIGLMQSVAGDSTASTKINLEQVKIGGETAGGLDIDADRAGNVTRVKNFNISLPGGSRLDLAGDLKTGADGKHSFSGDLFVGGSSLARLKAWAGKSGVPIDIISDGPYSVSGKVDIDAMRFAIADASGDLSGRAFSGDLAISNGVRTRTDLTLQAAELDTKEIFPETTSALEAALRKTLGLSTRASDKEDALGDESQDVRLRLIAGRLTDHGSKYRDVDVTVETEGKDIRLPSAKMTTESGLQISLEGRAKKTDGGPVGTLAYDVVAPTPDAMSDLVRRTGLALQFGDERFKGLQNAKLAGLVTLGRRAAEASDVTFDGTLNGSRFAGSANFDGGFGAWRTAPSRVQATVAAPSLEALLTMLAQDRRTAEAENSEAAEASLISVGTLASGAKAQFEVRGKGLDFAFSGNAAWQENSSLALNGAADVKADDLTDVLAIAGLSLPAGSATVATHGTLDIARGQNTWSIAAREFMLGTSTVTAFLNLKAGDDGRRHIEGKIGADRVGIEALVAALTDKASLPPESGDTDATANEAAISEWHSVWPSGVFNFGALKGSDADILVSFGSLSLGGDLATRDGEMKLSISPGKISVSNLSAAAAGGKLTGQLSLDKASNGVKLVSDLKLDRAKLSSFSPTGRGMATFELTGAATAQSPAGLIAVLSGKGRATTEDATVHGPAPAALSEIVDTVLRGKMQNDVRPVSTAFLTSLTTSDVALGNREVAMALEDGSLKFETLALDSKDGKLEATVSTDLTTLKVSAALQVTPVLKPLARPDIALPGWKPAQSKGPLPPAIVLYDGPLDNLAVIKSSVDVGDLQRELSVRLVERNVEELELSRRLDEERARLEKERRKALEAQRAQAAKKPPEMPPIIPQSAGTGDNGPSGGNSAQPDATSSPPVIVPQTGPQSSSNSAAPTSSTFMQGQTITVEPIPDSEADGIAAQSSAGQIDPETGLPIANKGAGAVRSTTSTRPAQRPREKRRTSSDEVMKQLGGFP encoded by the coding sequence ATGAACAACGGACTTCTATTTTTCGCCGGGCTTCTCGTCCTTGTGCTTTCCGCGCTTTTCGCGGTGCCGTCGTTCGTCGACTGGAACGGTTATCGCGGCGTGTTCGAGGAAGAAGCTTCCAAAGTTCTCGGCCGGGATGTGCGCGTCGGCGGCGCAGTCAACCTGCGTTTTCTGCCTGCGCCTTACGTTCAGTTCGACAAGGTGCGCATCGCGAACGTCACTGGCCAGACCGGTGAGCCGTTCGTCCGGGCCGACAGCTTCAAGATGTGGCTGTCCGCTTCGGCATTGCTGCGCGGTGTTCTAGAAGCCAGCGAAATTGAACTCTCCAAGCCGGTGCTGACGCTCGTCGCCGACAAAGCGGGCGGCGGCAACTGGTCGAATATCACGCTGCGATCAGCCGATCTTCCGTTCGTGCCGCGCGAACTGGCGCTCAAATCGGTCAGACTAAGCGAAGGGACTGTTTCGCTCTACAACGCGACGGCCGAGCGTGTCGCGCATGTCGAAGACATCAACGGCGAACTCTCGGCGGAAGGTTTGACCGGACCGTTCCGCTTCAAGGGCAATGCGTCGTGGCTCGGCGCCGCGCACGGCGTTGCATTCGCGACGGAAGCGCCGGCTCGCGACGGTTCGATCGGGCTCAAGATTTCCGCACGCTCGACGGGTTCTCCCGACGTCTACCTTCTCAACGGTCACGTTTCCGATCTCGCCAATAATCCGTCGTTCAAAGGCGAGTGGACCGGAACTGTCACGATGCCGGTCTACGAAGCATCCGCTCGCGCCGATGCGAGCAAGGACGATGCAACACTTCTCGATCTCAAGGCCGAGGTGTCCGGTGACTTGTCGGCCGCTCAATTCGACAACATCACACTGTCGCTCAACGCGGGCGCCGAGCCGCAGATGATTACAGGCTCGGCTGTCGCGACATGGGCGTCGCCGGCGCGGCTCGATCTGAAGCTCGCGTCCAAGTGGTTGGACATTGACCGGCTGGCCGGAGCCGGGCAAGGCAGCGCGTCGTTCGCGAAGTTGAAAGAACTCGGCATCGGCCTGATGCAGTCCGTTGCGGGCGACAGCACGGCGAGCACGAAGATCAATCTCGAGCAGGTGAAGATCGGCGGCGAGACGGCAGGGGGCCTCGATATCGACGCCGACCGCGCGGGCAACGTCACGCGCGTCAAGAATTTCAATATCAGTCTGCCGGGCGGATCGCGGCTCGATCTCGCGGGCGATCTCAAGACGGGCGCGGACGGCAAGCACAGTTTTTCAGGCGATCTCTTCGTCGGAGGTTCGAGCCTCGCGCGTCTCAAAGCCTGGGCCGGGAAATCGGGCGTGCCGATCGATATCATCTCGGATGGGCCGTATTCGGTCAGCGGCAAAGTCGATATCGACGCGATGCGCTTCGCCATCGCGGATGCGTCCGGCGATCTTTCGGGGCGTGCGTTTTCCGGCGATCTCGCCATTTCCAACGGCGTGCGCACGCGTACGGATCTGACGCTGCAGGCGGCGGAACTCGATACCAAAGAGATTTTTCCAGAAACGACGAGCGCGCTCGAAGCAGCGCTGCGTAAAACGCTTGGGCTCTCGACGCGGGCGTCGGACAAGGAAGACGCGCTGGGCGACGAGTCTCAGGACGTGCGATTGCGCCTCATCGCGGGTCGCCTGACCGATCACGGGAGCAAATATCGTGACGTGGACGTGACGGTCGAAACGGAAGGCAAGGACATTCGTCTGCCGTCAGCCAAAATGACCACCGAGAGCGGCCTTCAGATTTCGCTCGAAGGGCGAGCGAAAAAGACCGACGGCGGTCCGGTGGGAACGCTGGCTTATGATGTCGTCGCGCCGACACCGGATGCGATGAGCGATCTCGTTCGCAGGACCGGCTTGGCATTGCAGTTCGGCGACGAGCGATTCAAAGGGCTGCAGAATGCGAAGCTCGCTGGTCTCGTGACTCTCGGGCGTCGCGCGGCTGAAGCGAGCGATGTCACGTTCGATGGCACGCTGAACGGATCGCGATTTGCCGGATCGGCGAATTTCGATGGCGGTTTCGGTGCGTGGCGTACTGCGCCGAGCCGGGTGCAGGCGACTGTGGCGGCTCCGTCGCTGGAGGCTTTGCTGACGATGCTCGCCCAGGACCGGCGCACGGCGGAGGCCGAGAACAGTGAGGCGGCGGAAGCGTCGCTCATCTCCGTCGGAACGCTCGCTAGCGGCGCGAAAGCGCAGTTCGAGGTGCGAGGCAAAGGGCTCGATTTTGCGTTCTCGGGTAACGCAGCCTGGCAGGAGAACTCGAGCTTGGCGCTCAACGGCGCGGCGGACGTCAAGGCCGACGACCTTACCGATGTGCTCGCAATTGCCGGACTTTCGCTGCCAGCAGGATCGGCAACGGTCGCGACGCATGGCACGCTGGATATCGCGCGCGGCCAGAACACGTGGTCGATCGCGGCGCGTGAGTTCATGCTCGGTACGTCGACGGTGACGGCATTTCTCAACCTGAAAGCCGGAGACGATGGGCGCCGACATATCGAAGGCAAAATCGGTGCGGATCGTGTCGGCATCGAAGCTCTGGTCGCCGCGCTGACCGACAAAGCCTCGCTGCCACCGGAAAGCGGTGACACGGATGCGACGGCGAACGAGGCGGCCATATCGGAATGGCATTCCGTCTGGCCGAGCGGCGTCTTCAATTTCGGTGCCTTGAAAGGCAGCGATGCCGATATTCTCGTGAGCTTCGGTTCGCTGTCTCTCGGCGGCGATCTCGCGACGCGTGACGGCGAGATGAAACTTTCGATCTCGCCCGGCAAAATCAGTGTCAGTAATCTTTCAGCGGCGGCGGCCGGCGGTAAGCTCACCGGCCAGCTCAGTCTCGACAAGGCTTCGAACGGTGTGAAGCTCGTCAGCGATCTGAAGCTCGATCGGGCAAAGCTTTCGTCTTTCAGCCCGACGGGGCGGGGGATGGCGACATTCGAACTCACGGGCGCGGCGACGGCGCAAAGTCCCGCCGGCTTGATCGCGGTGTTGTCGGGCAAGGGCCGCGCAACGACCGAGGATGCGACGGTACACGGTCCGGCGCCGGCTGCGCTTTCGGAGATCGTCGATACGGTTCTTCGCGGCAAGATGCAGAACGACGTGCGGCCTGTTTCAACGGCCTTCCTGACTTCGCTCACGACTTCGGATGTGGCGCTTGGAAACCGCGAGGTTGCGATGGCGCTGGAAGATGGGTCGTTGAAGTTCGAAACGCTGGCGCTCGACTCGAAGGATGGAAAACTCGAGGCGACGGTTTCCACCGATCTCACGACGCTCAAGGTCAGCGCCGCGCTGCAAGTGACGCCGGTGCTCAAGCCACTGGCTCGGCCCGATATTGCTTTGCCAGGATGGAAGCCTGCGCAGTCCAAGGGGCCGTTGCCTCCCGCGATCGTTCTTTACGATGGTCCGCTCGACAATCTCGCGGTCATCAAATCGAGCGTCGATGTCGGCGATCTCCAGCGCGAATTGTCGGTTCGGCTCGTCGAACGCAACGTCGAGGAACTGGAGCTTTCGCGCCGCCTCGACGAGGAACGTGCGCGGCTCGAAAAGGAGCGCCGCAAGGCGCTGGAAGCGCAGCGCGCGCAGGCGGCCAAGAAGCCTCCTGAGATGCCGCCCATCATACCGCAGTCCGCAGGTACCGGGGATAACGGACCGTCCGGTGGCAATTCCGCGCAACCGGACGCAACGTCCAGTCCGCCTGTCATCGTGCCGCAAACCGGCCCGCAGAGCAGCTCGAATTCCGCAGCGCCGACGTCTTCGACATTCATGCAGGGTCAGACGATTACGGTCGAACCCATTCCCGACTCTGAAGCGGATGGCATCGCAGCGCAAAGCTCGGCGGGGCAGATCGATCCCGAGACCGGACTTCCGATTGCGAACAAGGGCGCCGGGGCGGTTCGCTCGACAACGTCGACGCGCCCGGCGCAGCGGCCGCGCGAGAAGCGGCGCACGTCGTCCGACGAAGTGATGAAGCAGCTCGGCGGCTTCCCGTAA
- the fumC gene encoding class II fumarate hydratase has protein sequence MTKTRTETDTFGPIEVAADRYWGAQAQRSLGNFKIGWERQPAAIVRALGVVKRAAAETNMALNRLDPKIGDAVVKAAQEVMDGKLDDHFPLVVWQTGSGTQSNMNANEVISNRAIEMLGGEMGSKKPVHPNDHVNMSQSSNDTYPTAMHIACSEEVVHRLVPALRKLHKALHDKAEAWSHIIKIGRTHTQDATPLTLGQEFSGYAQQVENGIARIESTLPALMQLAQGGTAVGTGLNAPKGFAEKVAERVAAITKLPFTSAPNKFEALAAHDAMVFSHGAINTVAVSLFKIANDVRLLGSGPRSGLGELALPENEPGSSIMPGKVNPTQCEALTQVCVQVFGNQAALSFAGSQGHFELNVYNPVMAYNFLQSVRLIADAAVSFTDNCVVGIEPREDNIKAGLERSLMLVTALAPKIGYDNAAKIAKTAHKKGTTLRDEAVGGGYVTDKEFDEIVRPEKMISPD, from the coding sequence ATGACCAAGACGCGCACCGAGACCGACACCTTTGGCCCGATTGAAGTTGCAGCCGACCGCTACTGGGGCGCGCAAGCCCAGCGCAGCCTCGGCAATTTCAAGATCGGCTGGGAAAGGCAGCCGGCCGCCATCGTCCGCGCGCTCGGCGTTGTCAAGCGCGCCGCCGCCGAAACCAACATGGCGCTCAACCGGCTCGATCCCAAGATCGGCGATGCTGTCGTGAAAGCCGCGCAAGAGGTGATGGACGGCAAGCTCGACGATCACTTCCCGCTCGTCGTTTGGCAGACCGGCTCCGGCACGCAATCGAACATGAACGCCAACGAAGTCATCTCGAACCGCGCCATCGAAATGCTCGGCGGCGAGATGGGCTCGAAGAAGCCGGTGCATCCCAACGATCACGTCAACATGAGCCAGTCGTCGAACGACACCTACCCGACGGCGATGCACATCGCGTGCTCGGAGGAAGTCGTCCACCGCCTGGTTCCGGCGCTGCGCAAGCTGCATAAAGCGCTGCACGACAAGGCCGAGGCGTGGTCGCACATCATCAAGATCGGCCGCACGCATACGCAGGACGCGACGCCCCTGACGCTCGGTCAGGAATTTTCAGGCTACGCGCAGCAGGTCGAGAACGGCATCGCGCGTATTGAATCGACGCTGCCCGCGCTGATGCAGCTCGCGCAGGGCGGAACCGCCGTCGGCACCGGATTGAACGCGCCGAAGGGCTTCGCCGAAAAAGTCGCCGAACGCGTCGCGGCCATCACCAAGCTGCCGTTCACCTCGGCGCCGAACAAGTTCGAGGCTCTCGCGGCCCACGACGCGATGGTCTTCTCGCACGGAGCCATCAATACTGTTGCCGTCTCGCTGTTCAAGATCGCCAACGACGTCCGCTTGCTGGGCTCCGGTCCGCGCTCAGGCCTTGGCGAACTGGCGCTTCCAGAAAACGAGCCCGGCTCCTCGATCATGCCCGGCAAGGTCAACCCGACACAGTGCGAAGCGCTGACCCAGGTCTGCGTCCAGGTGTTCGGCAACCAGGCGGCGCTGTCGTTCGCCGGAAGCCAGGGCCATTTTGAACTCAACGTCTACAATCCCGTCATGGCCTACAACTTCCTGCAGTCCGTGCGCCTGATCGCCGACGCAGCGGTCTCCTTTACCGACAACTGCGTCGTCGGCATCGAGCCGCGCGAGGACAACATCAAGGCCGGACTCGAACGCTCGTTAATGCTTGTGACGGCGCTGGCTCCGAAAATCGGCTACGATAACGCCGCCAAGATCGCGAAGACCGCGCACAAGAAGGGCACCACGTTGCGCGACGAGGCCGTCGGCGGCGGCTACGTCACCGACAAGGAGTTCGACGAGATCGTGCGGCCCGAGAAGATGATCAGCCCCGACTGA
- a CDS encoding ribbon-helix-helix domain-containing protein — MRPEKRSFSIQGHRTSISLEAAFWSALKTAAAEDGLTLAGLINAIDKDRGGAGLSSAVRVWILKRLETRAASKSAE; from the coding sequence ATGCGGCCTGAGAAACGTTCGTTTTCGATTCAGGGCCATCGCACGTCGATTTCGCTCGAAGCTGCGTTCTGGTCCGCCCTGAAGACCGCGGCCGCCGAGGATGGCCTGACGCTCGCGGGCCTGATCAACGCGATCGACAAAGACCGTGGTGGCGCTGGACTATCGAGCGCGGTCCGCGTCTGGATTTTGAAGCGCCTCGAAACGCGCGCCGCATCAAAATCCGCGGAATAG
- a CDS encoding DUF4169 family protein: MTAEIVNLNKVRKARERANRERDAQENRIKYGQTKPERNLFEARTRKWQGDLDASRRQSDDDDDTGPSNAS, encoded by the coding sequence ATGACCGCAGAGATTGTCAATCTCAACAAGGTCCGCAAAGCTCGCGAACGCGCCAACCGCGAACGCGACGCTCAGGAGAACCGGATCAAGTACGGACAGACGAAACCCGAGCGCAATCTGTTCGAGGCGCGCACGCGCAAATGGCAGGGCGATCTCGACGCATCTCGGCGCCAATCCGATGACGACGATGATACCGGGCCTAGCAACGCTTCCTGA
- a CDS encoding DUF1254 domain-containing protein, with the protein MPEKPSPRKGTVVSAIILGWSFAVAVGSSTAVNAQAINPQEAHDIAVNAYLYFYSPVTMDLTRKQLTNTAPGKGSIGGPANTFANIGAYPAADMRDVVRPNFDTLYSSAWLDLTKEPMVVSVPDTHGRYYLLPMLDMWTDVFASPGWRTTGTQAHNFVIVPPGWKPGSNGELPHDAQRIDAPTPYVWIIGRTKTDGPDDYDAVHQIQAGYKVTRLSEWGKTPTPIEAKIDPSVDVTTPPKTVVDAMPAGKFFAYAAELLKLHPPHITDQPIIAQMRQIGIEPGKSFDITTLDPAIQKTLETVPQEAQQLLKWKLPTLARVANGWSMNTDTMGVYGNYYLKRALITQYGLGANLPEDAIYPANLADETGKPLDGANNYTIHFDKAALPPVNAFWSITLYDDEGFQVANSLNRFAVSSWMPFKYNSDGSLDLYFQNESPGAEHETNWLPAPKGSFNLTMRLYAPRSDALTGKWNPPAVVRRSGISSLTAQ; encoded by the coding sequence ATGCCAGAAAAACCATCCCCAAGAAAAGGCACAGTCGTTAGCGCGATCATTTTAGGTTGGTCGTTTGCCGTAGCGGTCGGTTCCTCTACGGCGGTCAACGCCCAGGCCATCAATCCGCAGGAAGCGCACGACATCGCCGTCAATGCGTACCTGTATTTCTATTCTCCCGTAACGATGGACTTGACCCGTAAGCAGCTGACGAACACTGCGCCGGGTAAAGGATCGATTGGTGGTCCGGCGAATACCTTCGCCAATATAGGGGCCTATCCTGCCGCCGATATGCGGGATGTCGTCCGGCCAAATTTCGATACGCTTTATTCGAGCGCGTGGCTCGACTTGACGAAAGAGCCGATGGTGGTCTCGGTGCCCGATACGCACGGGCGATACTATCTGTTGCCAATGCTCGACATGTGGACGGACGTCTTTGCCTCTCCTGGCTGGCGCACGACGGGAACACAAGCTCATAACTTTGTGATCGTGCCGCCTGGTTGGAAGCCCGGTTCGAACGGCGAACTTCCTCACGATGCTCAGCGTATCGATGCGCCAACGCCGTATGTCTGGATTATCGGCCGCACGAAAACGGATGGTCCGGACGATTACGATGCGGTTCACCAGATCCAGGCAGGTTATAAGGTCACGCGGCTGTCCGAATGGGGCAAAACGCCGACGCCTATTGAAGCTAAAATTGATCCAAGCGTCGATGTCACAACGCCGCCAAAGACCGTCGTCGACGCAATGCCCGCCGGAAAATTCTTTGCGTATGCAGCCGAACTCCTAAAGCTGCATCCTCCGCACATCACCGATCAACCGATCATCGCGCAGATGCGCCAGATTGGCATCGAGCCTGGCAAGAGCTTCGATATCACGACATTGGATCCTGCTATTCAGAAGACGCTTGAAACGGTCCCGCAGGAAGCGCAGCAGCTCCTAAAATGGAAGCTCCCCACGCTTGCGCGTGTGGCCAACGGCTGGTCGATGAACACGGATACGATGGGGGTCTATGGTAATTACTATCTGAAGCGCGCCCTCATTACGCAATATGGTCTCGGCGCGAACCTGCCGGAGGACGCGATTTATCCGGCGAACCTTGCCGACGAAACGGGAAAGCCTCTCGACGGCGCCAACAACTATACAATTCATTTCGACAAGGCCGCGCTTCCGCCGGTGAATGCCTTCTGGTCCATCACGCTCTATGACGACGAGGGTTTCCAGGTTGCCAACAGCCTCAATCGCTTTGCGGTGAGTAGTTGGATGCCTTTCAAGTATAATTCCGATGGTTCGCTCGATCTTTATTTTCAGAACGAAAGTCCTGGCGCCGAACACGAAACGAACTGGCTTCCAGCACCAAAAGGGTCATTCAATCTGACCATGCGCCTCTACGCCCCGAGATCTGATGCGCTGACGGGCAAATGGAATCCGCCGGCGGTCGTGCGACGTTCGGGTATCTCCTCCCTGACTGCACAGTAA